The sequence CAATACCGGACGCGTGGTCCAGGACTGGTTCAAACACGAAGCGGATCGTTTCATTGGCCAACCCTTCACCAGCGAAAACACCTTGGTCCACGCTCGTATCCTGCGTGGGACCTCGGCGATTCGAGTGACTGCTGCGGATGCGAAAACGGGCGACGAAATTTGGCGAACCGATGTCGGCGTGCCAATCGCGATGATCGTCCCGATCGCGGGCGGCGGCGGGTTTCATGCCGTCACCACTCAAGGCGCCTTGTTTGAACTCGATCGCGATGCCTTGGCGAGTGGTTCGACCGCCAATCCGGTTGAGAATCCCGGCGGATCAGGGATCGCAATGCGTTTCGAAAACCCGATCAAAATTGATGAGACGCGGCGTGTGATGCTCAATCAAGCCACGTCCGAAGACGTGATTGTTTACGATCCCAATCGCCGCCAAGAGAAATTGCGAAAATTGCAATTGGCATTGTCCGGTAAAGCCAGCGGGGGTGCGTTGTTTGCCGGAGGTGGTTTGTTCGTTCCCACCGCGTCGGGCCGCGCTGTTTTGATGAATTGGCAAACCGGCCAAATGTTGGGTAGCCCGTTCCAGCCCGCGAGTGCACCGGAGGGTTCGGTGACGTGGACCAACCCGGTTGCGATGCCCAATGATCCCGATCAAGTCGTGATCGCCGACAGTCGCAAACAGCTCTATCGATTGCGCGCCGGAGAGCAGATTCGTGAACTCGCCAAAAAGCCTTTGGAAGCACCGTTTTTAGGTTCCACCGCAGCCGTCGGAAGCAACTTGGTTGCCACGGTCGCTGGCCCTGCGGCCGATTTTGTCGTTGGTCATGACCTGACCAGCTTGGACGAGACATTCAAAGTCCTGCTCGACGGCCGCGTCAATTGGGGCCCCGTCACTGCGGCGGAATCAAGTGAGTATTGTTTGCTGCGGACGGACGACTCCGTGCTGCGGGCCTTTGACGCGGAAGGCAAACAGAAATTCGAGTTGCCCGTCCCCGAGGGCGAGATTGTCGGCGCCTCGGTGCTAAGCGGTAACGTGTTGCTGGTCGCGGGCAAAGATGGATGGATGGTGACGGTCGATTCGGTCTCCGGTGAATTGCTTGGCCAAAGTGATTTAGGACAGCCCATTTTTGCGTCGCCACTAAGTGTCGGTAAGAACTTGTTGGTGCCGGGGGCTGAAGGGGTTGTTTATATCACCGATGTTCCATCGAAATCGTAAAGGGAATCTGATGAACATCAAAATACAAAGCCTTCTCTACGTCGGCGTCTGGTTGTTGTGCACCGTCGGGGCAGGCTCGGCATCGGCGCAGATCGTCAATTACGCCGACTCGGGAGTCCCTGATCGCGTTGGCTTGGAACTGCTGCAAGAAGAACCGCACGACATCATCTATCTCACCGAGGAATCGGGAGGCGGTTGGGTCAAGGCTCGCTTGTTGGATTTCCCAGGGCGGAAAATTCCGAGTGACCCCAAGGGCGTGCTGCAGTTCGAGGTGATCGGGATCGAATTGAAAAAATTCGTGACCGATTGGAAGAATATCGAGAAGATCGATCTCTGGGAAACTCGGTTGGAACGTGAGACCGCCGAGATGATTGCCAAAGAAGATTTCAAGGGAGCTTACCCCTTCCTGTCGGTCTTGATTCGCGACTATCCCAATCGGCCTGGACTGCGGAAATTACGCAGCGAGTTTTTGTGGAAGGACGCGATCAAACGCGCCAAGTCGGGCGAATTCGAAGCCACGTTGGCGATGCTGGAAGAACTGTGGCGGTACGCGCCCGAGTTTCAGCCCACGACGGTCTTAGGTGCCCTCAGCGGTGTCACCGACAAATTGATGATGAAGCTAGTCAAGGAAGGCAGGCTCGAACATGCTCAGCAGATGCTCGCGCGTTTGGAAAAGGATTACGGCGAGGGTCGCTTGGCATCGATTTCAAAATGGAACAAGCTTTTTCTTCAATTGGCTCAGAAGAAACAACGAGAAGCGATCGCTGCACTCGAGGCCAAGGACTATCGCGCCGCTCGGGCGTTGTCGCGTGAAAGCGTTGCCGTGCGACCGGACATCGAGGGCGGCAAAGAGCTGATCCGTAAAATCGACACGATCTATCCTCTGGTGCGAGTCGGCGTTTTGCAAACCGCCACGGTGCTGGATCCAACACGTATTGATAATTGGGCGTCACGTCGCGCCGGACGCTTGGTCTATCGCACGCTATTCGAGATGAAAGGCGCCGGTCCCGAAGGGGGCGAGTACGATTTTGTCTTTGGCGAAACCGAAACGACTCCGTACCGAACCCAATTCGATCTGGTGTTGGAAACGGAAAAATTGAAGCCGCCGTTGAGTGAAATTCAAGGTTTCACCATTGCGGACAAAATTGCTGAACGCGCGACTCGCAATACACCCGAGTATTTTTCGCCTTGGGCTGCGGCGGTCGAAGCGATCGGGATGGACGGCCCCAAGCGAGTCGAATGCACGCTGCGTCGACCGCATGTGTTGCCTTCGTGTTTGTTGCAGATCCCCATTGATGGAAGCTGGTTTGGAGGCAAAAAAGGAGCTCCCACCGGTGCTTACCAACGTGATGCTGAAAGCGACGATACGGTGCGGTATATCCTGGCGGCCGAACCGGAGACACCCGAACAGCTTCGCGAGGTGGTCGAGATAAGACAAGCTTCGGCTAGCGACGGCGTCAGCATGTTGCTGCAGGGCGAGTTGGATGTGCTAGACCAACTGTTCCCTGCCGATGCGGTTCGGCTTAGTAAAAGTCGTGACATTCGTGTCAAGAATTATCCGCTGCCGACGGTGCATATGTTGGTCCCGTGTTCGGATCACGCTTATTTGGCCGAGCGAACGTTTCGACGCGCGTTGGTGTATGGCATCAACCGCGCCGACATTCTTAACGGCGAATTGCTCGAAGGACTCGAGGTGCCGGGATGCCAAGTCGTATCGGGTCCGTTCCCGGCTGGGATCGAGATGGATGACCCGTTGGGCTATGCCTATGACAAAAGCATTGCACCGCGTCGCTATGAACCTCGGTTGGCAAAGCTGTTAATGACGCTCAACGCCAATCAGATGAAAGCGATGGCCGACCGCAAAAAAGAGACGGTGCCCGAGATGAAACCGATCCGGTTAGCATTTCCAGCGGACAATTTGTCGCGCGTGGCATGTGAAGCCATCATGAGCCAGTGGCAATTGCTGGATTTGAAAATTGAGTTGGTCGAGCTCCCCGTGGGGCGAACGTACCCGGACCCAGGAACCGCCGATATTGTGTATGTCTCCGCCGCGATCTGGGAACCGATCATCGACGCGCGTCGCTTGCTCGGTCCCGAAGGGTTGGCCGGAAGCAGCGACCAATTGGTTGGTTTAGGACTGCGGCGAATCGAAGAGGCCCGGGATTGGAGGATGGTGCGTGATGGATTGCTCGATTTGCATGCGATCGCCCACCATGAATTGCCGGTGTTGCCGTTGTGGCAAATGGTCGATTCGTATGCCTATCGGCGTGAATTGACCGGCGTCGGAAACGATATCGTCTCGCTCTACCAGAATGCGGATAAATGGCAATTGAATCACTGAGTCGCGGCGTCCATCAGCCTAGGAGTCGTCGTGTTTTTGGATTTCTCGATATGACTGTTTTCGGTCAGAACCTTGTTTATTTCGTTGCTGCCACGCTGTTTCTGATGATCCAGCTTGGTTGCTCGGAAGATTCCTCCGGTACGGCTGCGCAGCCTGCGGTGTCGTTGACCGGAGCCGAGGGGGTCGCGGCAGATGCTCCTGCGTCGCCATCCGGTGATCCAGCGGTTTCAAGTTCGGCGGCGTCCAAGCCGGCGGAGGCCGACGAAGAGGCAGAGGTCGAGCCATGGGATTTTTCGCCATACAAGGTGCTGGTTTGGATCGTTTCGGATAACCCGCGAGTCAACGCGGAATCGGTTCGCCAGCCGCTGCAAGAGTTTCTCGATCGTGATTTCGCCGCGGTTTGGCGGTTGGACTTTGCCGATGCTCCGGCTGCGGTGGCCAACGCGGCCAACCGAAATTTGGGAGAGATGAACTACGAGTCGATCACCGCATCGGATCCCGTCGTCGCAGTCAAACGCGATCACGAGGATGCCGTGCGGCTAAGGACCGCTGCAAACGTCGGAGAAATTATCCGGGATGTGCACGGCACCCAGGGCATGATCGACGAAGTCCGACGACGAGCCGCGGAGGCTGGCGATGTGTCGATGGACGGGGTGAGCGATCGTCTGCTTCCCGTCGACGGTGATGCGATTGCAGTTAGCAAGCTGTGGGAGAATCCGACGACCGAGGCCATTTTGGTTTCACGCGGAATGGCGCTGCTGCTCGATAAACCCGAGGCCAAGATTATTCCGTTGCCGCTCAGCGGTTTGGTGATCGAAGCGATTGATTCGTATGACAAGATTTTTGTAGTCCGTATCGACGAAGAGGTCGCTCCGGCCGCTGTCCATGTCGTCGAGATCGACACACTGATGCGACACTTTGGTCCGGTCGCCAGCCAGCGATTTGTGCAACCCTCGGAAATGGCGGGGACGATCGGGCGGACCATGATCGAAGCCTTCGCACCGGTAGTTCGAATCGAAGATGCGGGGAAAAAAAATGCCAAAGGGCTGCTTCGTGCCGGCGGTTTGATTCTTGACGACAAGTCGCCTGCGATGGTGCATGTCGGTGATGTACTCGAACCGATGGTCCGTAAAAACGATCGCAACGGCAATCCGATCCAAATTGGACCGATTGAATGGGCCTATCTGCAGGTCACCGAAAAAGAGAATGTGCGATTAGAGATGGACTTTTACGCTGGGCGTCCGGTGGGGTTGCAAGGCCGTAACAACAAACGGACGTTTCGTATGGCGCTGCGAAGTCGACCATTTGGTGAATCAACGATGCTGCGTTTGCATGCTCAGAAGGATCCCGATTTTCCTCTGATCGGCTACGAGATTTACAACAAAGATCTTGAAACAGGTGACATGTCGTTTGTCGGTCGAACCGATTGGAATGGGCGATTGGATGTCGCAGCGGCGGATTCGCCGCTGCACCTGTTGTATGTGAAAAATGGTGGCGCGGTTCTAGCCCGACTGCCGATGGTGCCTGGACTGAATCCGCATGCGGTCGCCGATCTGAGCGGTGATGACATGCGGTTACAAGCCGAAGCTTACATCCGAGGGGTGCAAAACGCGATCATCGACCTCGTTGCGATTCGCGAATTGTTGGCGGCACGCGTTCGGTTGCGGCTTCGCAAAGGTGAAATGGATGAAGCCCGAGAATTGCTGCACGCCCTGCGTGAACAGCCGACTCACGAGCGTATCGCGGACGATATGGACAAAAAGCTCACTGCATTCTTGAACCAACCAGGCGCGAAGAATCCGAACCAGCGAGCGAAGATCGACCAAATGTTCTCGCAGACGCAGGATTTGTTGTCCCGACAAATCAATCCGGAAAAGATTCGGGCGCTTGAAGAGGACATGATCACCGCTCAGAAAAACGGAGGTCGTTTGCCCGCCGAGGAGAGTGACGAAGAGAGCAAACCGCAAGCGGTCGATACCACCAAAGTGGTCGAAGAAGCCCCCGAGGCCAAGTAGCCTCTGCGTCAAAGTAAACTCAGAGTCAAAGTAGACGCGGCCGCTTTCGTGTGGAGCCACTCTCGGCTTGGGGCATGCTATTTTGCGCTGGCTTGTTGTGTAGCCACGCTATCTGGCCATATCGAGAAGCCGCATCGTGTGGCCAAATCGTGTGGCCATTTTATATAGCCATCCCGACGTCATTGACCACGCAGGTCGCGGGCATGCTGAATTACGATTCGTCTTTGCCACGCCATGAAGGGCGTTTTTTGCGAGCGTTGGGATGATGTTTGACAATCAAATGGGGGGCGTCACGTCCCGATAACTTCTTGCCTTCGGGGCGATTGCTGCGACGGACCCGTTTTGCTCGCAAGCGATTTTCTTTGTCGTAATACTCGTCGTCTAACTCGTACTCGACCCACATGTACTCGTACGGAAGCACTTCGCGATCGTAGGGACCGCGTGGCGGCGCCCCTTCGATGGTGCCATCAAAGACGGATCGATGAAAGAAGACATCATCGCGAAAATCTTCGGCATCGATAAAACCAAATTCGCCATCGGGGCTGACGAAACGAATCGTGCCGAGTCGCCGTTTTTGGATCCGATAGGGACGTTTAATTTCCTCGTCGTCGTGTCGCCCCATACGATTGCAATCTCTCGGTTCGGTAGTGGTGGAAGGTAATGGCACCGATTGGTACGTAAAGACTTGAAGGACTCGGGGCAACCGAGACGATCAAGGCGACCATGTTACGGAAAATCGTCGCATTTGGAAGTCCATGACACAAACAACCGCTTCGATACGACACTTAGTTTAGTTCCGCTTTGCCCGCCATGTCGGGAATTCCGATCCAACGAGCCACTGAGCGCGACGTGGCTCGGCGAATCAATCGTGGCCACATTTCATCGGCGTTCTCGAACACGACATCGGCAGTGGCCGGAACGATGTGCCAAAGTCCTGCCTCGAGCTCGGCGTTGAGCCGTTCCGTTTCCCAACCAAGGTGGCCAATAATCAACCGATAGGGACCTGGTTGTTTGTTTACTAGACCTTC comes from Novipirellula caenicola and encodes:
- a CDS encoding cold shock domain-containing protein; translated protein: MGRHDDEEIKRPYRIQKRRLGTIRFVSPDGEFGFIDAEDFRDDVFFHRSVFDGTIEGAPPRGPYDREVLPYEYMWVEYELDDEYYDKENRLRAKRVRRSNRPEGKKLSGRDAPHLIVKHHPNARKKRPSWRGKDES
- a CDS encoding ABC transporter substrate-binding protein translates to MNIKIQSLLYVGVWLLCTVGAGSASAQIVNYADSGVPDRVGLELLQEEPHDIIYLTEESGGGWVKARLLDFPGRKIPSDPKGVLQFEVIGIELKKFVTDWKNIEKIDLWETRLERETAEMIAKEDFKGAYPFLSVLIRDYPNRPGLRKLRSEFLWKDAIKRAKSGEFEATLAMLEELWRYAPEFQPTTVLGALSGVTDKLMMKLVKEGRLEHAQQMLARLEKDYGEGRLASISKWNKLFLQLAQKKQREAIAALEAKDYRAARALSRESVAVRPDIEGGKELIRKIDTIYPLVRVGVLQTATVLDPTRIDNWASRRAGRLVYRTLFEMKGAGPEGGEYDFVFGETETTPYRTQFDLVLETEKLKPPLSEIQGFTIADKIAERATRNTPEYFSPWAAAVEAIGMDGPKRVECTLRRPHVLPSCLLQIPIDGSWFGGKKGAPTGAYQRDAESDDTVRYILAAEPETPEQLREVVEIRQASASDGVSMLLQGELDVLDQLFPADAVRLSKSRDIRVKNYPLPTVHMLVPCSDHAYLAERTFRRALVYGINRADILNGELLEGLEVPGCQVVSGPFPAGIEMDDPLGYAYDKSIAPRRYEPRLAKLLMTLNANQMKAMADRKKETVPEMKPIRLAFPADNLSRVACEAIMSQWQLLDLKIELVELPVGRTYPDPGTADIVYVSAAIWEPIIDARRLLGPEGLAGSSDQLVGLGLRRIEEARDWRMVRDGLLDLHAIAHHELPVLPLWQMVDSYAYRRELTGVGNDIVSLYQNADKWQLNH